TCGCACAAGCCGGATTTTTCTTCTCCGCGATACGCTTGAGATACTCAATTGGATGTTGAGATTCCCAGAGCCAAGTGTACCGTTTGTTCCAATGGGCCCTCCACCTACAGCTCAAGGGCAGTCCATATCGGCGGGGCTGAGTGACAGAAATCTATGTTTACTTCACTCTGTTACTACAACCCATTTGGTTGATGTCATCGAGAAGAATTGTTCTGCCATGATTGGCAGCTTCACCGTTCCAATTCACCTCAAGTCCTTTGACGATCTCTGCGGTATGCGAGGCTATATATCCCTGTGGCCGCTAGGTGTCATGGATTCTGTGCTCAGCTCTGGTCTGGTACCTGATAGTAACGCAGCCAGCAGTCCGCCAGCGAGCAGCTATACTTCAACATCCTCGCCAGCTTACTCCCACTCCCCCCAGACACTACATCAAATGTCCCCAGGGAGTTCCGACGGGCGTAGTTCGGGTACACAAGCAGCAAACCACGACTCATATGCTACAGCACCACAGTTCACGGAGCTCGCCAGCATCATTCCGAAGTCTGAAGGTGATCAAACCTCCAGCGCGGGTAGCAGTCCATCGAACAGCACACCCGTATACGACCATACTGCAAAGAAAGGCCACATCTTTGACTCCAACCCTGCACATCCTTGGGATCATCCATTCAATCTTCCTTTATTTGAAATGGGAATCGCCGAACCAAGACAGCTCGACGTCATGGGCATACGGGAGTGGATCAATCGTTTGCTTTACTACATTGCATCTGATCTCGGTGTTAAGAAGGCCCTCTATGTACCGCTTACAGAGGGTTACATGTCTACTGTTAAGCCAGCTGTTGATCATATCCTAGGTCGCTGATGATGAAAAGAGTGTGTTCAACATTGCACGGCGCAAAGGAGCATAAGAAAGGCGTACTTTTGTTCTTGCATCTCAAGGGGAGGTCATATTTTTTTTAACAATCTAGCAACACTTGTTATATATCAGCAGTGGTATCTGCAGTCTAGGTGGCGGATTTACGAGTGATGGCCCGCATCGTTGGAGTCTAACTTATAGTATGCGAACTAGTTGACAGTGTTCAAAAACAATTTCCACTGTAGCGGTGAGCATTTCCAAGCAGTTGAAGCGTCGAATCCCGATCTGAGCCCTTTGGAGCGACGTGATGCCAAGAAACCAGGGTCCCAAGGCTTTGTATTACCGGAGCTCTCACTTACTCTTATATGAATCACTTCACCCCACCACTTCGTAACTCGACTTTTCCGCTGTCACTACCTACTCTCAACTCGCTATTAGAACACATAACCTTCCGGACAACCAGCCGAGCCTCTGCAGCCCTAAGATACTTGCATCATGGCCGAGAAGACCGACTTGCAGCGGGTCTTGCCCACGGGTAACAGTCGCTATCATCTCATGTTCGTAGCATGTCAGATCGTGATTAGATTAATGTTGACAACTATCTAGCACTGAAGTCAACATGAAAAACTCGCCGCTTCTCTGTCTCCCAGCGGAGCTGCCCACTATGATATACGAATATGCACTGGAGGGCACTATCATCGATGTGAGATATAAACACCATGCACCGCTCATTCTCAGTTGCCGCCAAATCCAACACGAGGCACCACCACTCGAGTTCTCTCGTGTAACTTTCTTCTACTTCGACATAATCAGTCTACTCGACCCTCGCGTGGCGCCCGGCCAGGATACGCGCAACATGATTACGTCAATCTCTGTCACCTTTAGTATCATGCATTATCTGGTCTCAGGCTCTCGCCGACCACATGGATCGCACGAGTACGACAAATACTGACTAAAAAAGGAGCACCACGATCGCTCGTACATGATCAACCTTCCGAATCTTAGGGAATTGCATGTTCGGAAATCAATAACTGAACATCTCCCTAGGGATGTGGTTGAGATGTTGTAGCGGAACTGTGGTTGCAAGGACTCTGTCATTACTTTCGAAAATATCTGAGCGGGATAGGGAAAAATACTGCAACTTGCACGGTTAATGATGTGATGGATTTCATACAGATCCAATCCTCCGGTGGAAAGAAATGCAGCCTGGTCTATAAAAAGGGGTTTTCATTACTTGATGGGTTTGTGAGGAGTAGATAGTTCACTCTGGCCTTCGCGTTAGACCATGAGGAGCTGAAATCAAACACAAACATGGTCCCATAATTTCTACGTCATACCATTAAAATATCGCGCTTGCAAGTGGCGCTAAGCCCTCGTCTGTTTGTACTGGCCTCGAATGCACGCTAGTGGTGTTTACTTGCTAGCCAAACTCTTACCCACCACGTTCGCTCTCTCTTTCATCACCGTCACACACACACATTCTCTCTCTCGCTGCACTCTTCGACAAAGCGATGGAGTGCACCCAGGCTGCAACCGCCGTTAGCAACAAGATGCGCGAAACAGACCGCATGTGAGTAGCTCAGCAAATACCTTACAAGACTGATAGCAATACTAACGACCTCCAGAATGCGAGAGAACCAAGTCAATTCGCCGCTCCTACGACTTCCAGCGGAGCTGCGAGAGGAAATATTCAAGTACGCTCTGACCGACGGAAAACTTGTCATCGGAACTCAATCCATGCCTGTTCCCAAAAGTCACAGTCCCCATGGCGTACGCGCTCTCCTATACACGTGCCGTCAAATTCTCCAAGATGCTGCCCCCTTGGTCTTTCCCTGCTGTGTCATCCAGAGGTATCGTATGAACGTCTTCGACCTAACTGCAAGGCATGAGAACATGTTTATACGTGGACGTATTGAGAACTTCAGAATTCCGCGTGGACACCTGATCAGGCTAGAGTATATGAGACGCATGAAGGTGGAAGCTGGCAGAGTATCAAACAACATGGGCTGGATGTCGCTGAAGCGTCTATTTCTTGAGAGGGGCACAAAGTGGACGATTGAGGAGGCAGAGGTGAAGTTTCGCTGGTACTTTGGCAGGGAGAACCTTGAGATCCTGTGGGTGGATGAGGATTAAGAGGAGAATCTATAGGGGATCAGGCGCTTCTTCAAAGTTTCCGTCTTTATGTGTAGGCTACAACTACGACATCAAGACCAGTAGCTTCGCTGAAAGCAGATATGGCAGATGATTGCAAAAAGTAGCAGTATTGCGAATGCGACAAGGCCCCTCGCAGAGGGGGTTTATGATGGCCAGAGGGGGATATCATGGTGCTCAATGCAAATAGGAATAACGCCCTGCTCATATATTCTACCCATAACTTTGATCGGTATCACATGTATGTTAGATGACTTCGTCCCTGGATGAAGTGGTAGTAGTAGTTTATGGCACGGACATCGGAGATAACCAAAAGCACGCTAGCGATTGACTACCCCCGCTTCCACACTGCTTACATAACGCACTTGCCCCAATTCCTCATCCTCACCCAACAAGTAAACTTTCGAGCAGCCAGCGCCAACAAACAACGACCACATCCGCATTCGCACTAGCGCTTCCTTTACAGTTAACAGCTGTATCCGATCCAGTCCAGCTGTCAGTTCACTTTGCCCGGGTGTTCATCATCAACTTCCCCCGCCTGAGTGTGTGTCTAAACGGAAGCATTAGCGGCGATTGAGCAATTGAAGGAGCTAGGGATCAGTGAAAGAAGTAAAAAATAAAGGtaaagaaagagaagaaggcAAAGATGGATATCCGTGTTCTTCGCCCGGAAGATATTCCGCATGTGCAGCTTGCGAATATTACGAATTTGCCTGAGAACTACTTTTGCAAGTACTATCTGTATCATGCGATGAGTTGGCCGCAGTTGAGCTATGTGGCTATTGATGTAAGTTCTTTCTTTTTGCGGGGCAGGAAAAAAGAGTGGGATTGGGATACAAATGGTGGGAATTGAAGAGATGCAATTGTTGTGCTGTATGAAGAATGAGAtgaagagaaagagaagggATATACACACACAATCTCTGTAACAATGCCTCTATCAAAGATATCTTTCTTCAAGAACCTTGCTAAAAACACCCCACAGGTCTCTCGCCCCCCGAAAACACCCTACGACCCGCCCAAAATCGTAGGCTACGTACTCGCCAAAATGGAAGAAGAGCCCACCGACGGCGTTCAACACGGCCACATCACCTCGCTCTCGGTAATGCGCACGCACCGCCGTCTCGGACTAGCCGAGAAGCTCATGAGACAGTCACGTAAGCCACGCTCCTCTCAACAATACATACTCAAATCTCATTAACAAATTAACAGAACGCGCAATGGCAGAAACATTCAACGCACACTACGTCTCCCTCCACGTCCGTGTCTCCAACCAAGCAGCCCTCCACCTCTACCGCAACACGCTCGGCTTCACCGTCGACAAGGTAGAAGCAAAGTACTATGCCGACGGCGAAGACGCATACTCTATGCGCATCGAGCTAGCCGACTTGAAGGATCAGTTgaaggaggaagaggaggagatTTTCGGGGCTTCCGAGGGCGTGGATGAGGGCGAGGCGGTGGGTAGTGAGGGCGCGAAGAAGCAGAAGGTCAAGGTGGGGAGGGGGAAGGGCGTGGTTGATTTGGTGGAGAAGAATGAGGCGGCTGCTACTGCGTGAGTGTGTGTCGTGTAAGAGTGGGTGTGGCGTGGGAAGGAGCTGGGCGGTTGGTATCATGAGATGACGACCAGTGTTTCCTAGGAAAAGAAAAAGGTTTATCTAGATAGAATGGGATGGCTGGTTGATAGATAAAGAGTGCTGCTTCTCTCTTTTTTCTATCTAATGATCAACGATCAACACTTCGCTAGCCGGACAGACATGTTCTTCTTGTCCAGCCAAGTCATGCTTTCCCTGTTCCCAAAACGCCAATGCTATGTTGTTCCCAAAGCAGAATTACCGCCTATGTACATACATGTATATCTACATATTCGCTGGATATCATTAGAAAAATACAATAATAACAACACCAAAACCATTGGATGCAGATCATAACAATCATCCATCATCCCGATACATTTCAACGCCCATCCAAAGTATATCATCACATCAAGCCGCCCAACACCACTTTCCCCACACCACCAACCTCACTCTTAAGCCCCGCCCGACAACTATCCTCGAACTCCCTGACGACACCAGCGAGGATAATCTTCCTCACCCTCGCATCCGCCTTGTTAAACAAATCGCCGACGACACTGGGTACACCACCACCGGCACTCGCCACACTCTCGGGCGAACTCAGCATAGAAAGGATCCTAGTGTAGCAATCAATCAACACGTCGCAGAGAGTCGCAAACGTGCTGAAGAAATCGGGGTCGAAAGGTAACGACGGGGTTTGAAGATGTGTATAACTCTCATTGGGCAATAAGTCGTCTGTAGGGGGAGAATCCACACCGCCAGTCTCACTGCCCGTGAAACTATTCGTTTGAGTCAGAGGAGGAAAGTCGCCGGTTGCGGAACTGGACCTGCGGCCTTTACTGCCCATGCCCATACCCATGCCCATGTTTGCGCGCTTGAACATTTGGGGGAGGCGGGCGCGAGATAGTGAAGACGGGGTTGAGCCATCGGCCGGGTGGATGGACTGGTATTGTTCGAATTCTAGCAAGAGGGCGTTTAGGGCTTTGAGATAGTCCGAGGGCGAGTTTGCGTTTAGGTCGAGGATGGTGGGGAGGGAGaagccgaggaggaggtAGTGGGTTGCGCGGCGGGCTTGGTTGCGCGTGGTGAAGGAGGGGAGGCGCGTGAGGTCTTGTTTGGAGAAGAGGAGCGTGTTAAACCAGTATATGCGGCCTTCGTGACTGGAAAGAGAGTGTAAGTGGTGTGAGGAGGGGGTGGGTAGGAGTAGGGAGACGTACGCTTTTCTCAGGTAATCCAGTGTCGATATCCGCTTGGACGCGAGCTCGTGGATGTGCTGGAAGATGATGTTTGGGCTGGAGCCATTGGGGACAGGTATGGGAGCGGCGGGGGCGAGGGTGCGGTTGGACTGCTGGTTTGCTTGGAGGATTTCCTTTTGCGAGGGAGGGTGCCGGAGCGGCATTGGGACGGCCATTCCAAAGGGAGTCTTGGGCTTGTCGACGGCGCTGAGGGGACTCTTCTCGTAGACGTGGGCGGTGTCGGACTTGACGTTCTCGCTGCTCTTTTGCTTGTTGCGGGCAAAGGTGGAGATGGAGAGGGCTGGGCGTGAGGGATGCGACGAGGCGCCATGAGGCACGGGCGCCTTTTCGGGCGAGTATGTCAGCGCCAGTGTGGCCGAGGGGGTCCTCTTGTGAGAGGACGATGTCTTGGCGGTGCTATCCGATGTGTTTGTGCGAAGCGAGGCGGAACGCGACCTCCGCAGCTGCGAGCCGAGATCGGTGACGGATGAGGCAATGCTATGGCGACTCGCGTGTATGCGGTCACGGTGATGGTGGTGTTGGTGTGTGTGTGGCGTAGCGGGTGTTTTGGCGGGCACGTCGGCGGCGGGCAATTCGGCAGGCGCAGGCGCGTCGTATTGGATGGGGTTGAATTGGGGTGTAGGCGGCAGGGTCAGGGTGGGGGGACGGTTTGTGGCGGTGCGCTGGAGGACAATCGAGGGCGTCTGGCGGTGTGTCTTGCTCTTACCGCCGCCGAAGAACGAGGGGCGTCGTGAAAAGAGGCCTTGCGACTGCGTCGAGACCTGGGTGTGGTCGGCCATGCCTGACGGCTTCCGTAGCCCATGTGCTGGCCGGGCTGGCAAAAAGTGGGGGGCTACCGAGCGATCAGCGGCTGTCTCGGCTCACGGGCCTTTGTGCGCATCGCCGCCAGAAGTTTGGATATGTAGATGCTCAATTGGGTCTGCACGAGATATCGAGGCGGCAGGCGGTTTTGTTTGCGCGCACAGCTGGGGACATGGCCGGTATATAAGACATTCGCAGCGCGCGTAGTAGCACCCGGCCAGTGCCAAAAGCTGGCGCCCACACCACAGACGTGTTTCTGATTCGCGGCCAGGCCTGATACACGCACACCCTATCCCGACGCAGGAACCGCCGGGCTCGCCGCCCCAGTTGCAGCCATAGCTTCACTGCGCGACCACGACCAACTTGGAGGTGCGGCTTTCAGTGCCCCACGCGCATCCCATTCGCTAGCCACGTGCACACGTGCCGACACGTTGCGTTAGGCACGAAGCACATGTGGCAGGTGCGACTTGAGCGCTGAGCTCTAGTCAAATTGGAAGAAGCCTGGAAACAACTTCTCGTACACCATCACCGTCCTGAATCACTCTGGTTGTTGTCGTGCCGCACGATACCCACGTCATAATGCAGCGCAGACAGAGCGCCCGAGTATGACACTTCTCCTACCACGCGCACAGGCAAACAACTGACGAAACAGGGAGAGTGGATTCCTTCGGAAGGCTCCTGGCCCGTCGACCCGCAGCAGGATGTTGAAGTTTCGCCGCAGCGCATTTGGGTCGATGGCTGTTTCGACTTTGCGCATCACGGTATGCCGACACGACCCCGAATGACCAACCACATGTCACTCACTCTCTACTACAGGCCATGCCGGAGCCATGCTGCAAGCCCGCCAGTTGGGCGACGAGCTCTACGTCGGCGTCCACTCGGATGAGTCCATCATGGAGAACAAGGGGCCCACGGTGATGCGCCTGGACGAGCGGTGTGCACCACCTCGGAACGGATTCACAACGCCCAGTGGCTGACAATTGTAGTGTTGCCGCCGTCGAAGCCTGCCGATGGGCCACCAAAGCCGTTCCGCGAGCTCCCTATGTAACCTCGTTGCCCTGGATCACCCACTACGGCTGCCAGTACGTCGTCCACGGCGATGACATCACCTCCGACAGCGACGGCAAGGACTGCTACCGCTATGTCAAGGCCGCCGGCAGGTTCAAGGTGGTGAAGCGCACGCCCGGTATCTCCACAACCGATCTCGTCGGTCGCATGCTACTATGCACAAAGTCGCACTTTATCCCCTCGCTGGAGAAGAGGCTGTCGGGCGACGATGGCCCGGGCGACGAAGCCGAGCGCACAAAGTCTGGCGAGGAAATGCTCCAGCGCATCAAGGACTACGCCACCGACGCCTCGGGCAAGGCCCCTGGTTGCCATGTGTGGTATTGGCACGCCTCCAAGCCCGTCAAGCTGCGGAGGACGACTACCAGCAACACGGTGACATCCCCGACTACGCCCCGCCCTGGCACCACGCGCATCGACTCGACGGCCTCACAGCTCGGACCTGTAAAAGAAGAAAAGGGCAAGTTCCACGAACTGGTCAAGGGCAAGGGCGTCAAGCCAGGCCAGCGAGTCGCATACGTAGACGGAGGCTGGGACCTATTCTCCTCTGGCCACATCGAATTCCTGCGCCACGTCACCCAGGTCGAAGAAGAGAATGCAAAGGATAATGGATGGTACACCGAGGAAGCGCAAAAAGAGCGCATAGAGAAAGCAGGCGAGGACTACGGCCCCGTCTTCCTCATCGCCGGTATCCACGACGATGAAGTCATCAACCACTGGAAAGGTATAAACTACCCCATCATGAACATTTTCGAGCGCGGCCTCTGCGTCCTACAATGCAAGGTAATACAAACACCCCCATGCCCCCCTTCTCTCACAACTAACACCCCACCCAGTACGTCCACGCCGTCATCTTCGGCGCCCCCTTCTCCCTCAGCAAAGCCTTCCTCCACACGCTCCCCTACTCCGAACCCCTCACTATCTACCACGGAAAAACCACCTTCATGCCCCTCGCCTTCGACCCCTACGCCGTGCCCAAGGCCCTAAACATTTACCGCGAGATTGCAAACCACGAGTTCCAAAACGTCAATGCCGCTGAGATTGTTGCCCGCATTATGAAGGGTAGGGCCCTGTACGAAGAGAGGCAGCGCAAGAAGGGCGAGAAGGGCATGACggaggaggtggagaagATTAGGCAGGAGATGGAGAGGGAACAGAAGAGGAAGGAGGTTGAGAGTCAGTTTGGCTTGTAGGGGTTGCGTGGTATTTCGTACCTACACCTTGCGGTTTGATCAAAAGACTTTGGTTAGACCTATTACTTGCAGAGGGGTTTGGCCTAAATCCGTGCTTCCTTGAGATTGTGCACGCCCATACATCTGCATACTTGATTGCAATTGCCAGTATATGTAGTGTGATCCTACACTATTTGAAATCTATCAGACTTCCAAAACATTGCTTTCGAACTGATCTCTCTTCCATTCGAGAATGTACTTCATCGTTGGAAAGAATCCAATGAGATACATAGAGGGACATGGTCCATCGACTGGTCGCCCGAGTAACATGCTCAGATTTCGTGAAAGATGGGTATATCCCGTCGCAGGAATATGGACCAAGATACTATCTGTGCAAGACATGAGACGCATCAAGCATCTCACTCAGGTCATACCGAACCTGATTGGGCCACCGTGGCGTAGCCATAAAGTCAAGAATGGCGGACACACGTGTTAAACCATGCGATTGATGATCATAGAGCTGCAGATGTAAGTGTAGATCGTCCTGCGGATCTCGGCGGGAAGGCGAAGAAAGGGCGAGTTGCGCTGATTTGCGGCGGTGCTGTGAGCTTGTTAGCTAGAGCACAAAGTGAGAACATAGAACTACGGCTATAGCTGAATGAAGAGATATTTCTGGGCGACTTACATCTCGTCAGTATCGCTGCTCGCCATCTTGTTCTTTGACTGAAGCTCAGAATCCGCCATGTGTCGCGAGTGTGGGTGTGGAGTGAGGAAAGAAAGAGCATCGGTTTGCTTGGATATATGGTGGGGTACAGCCTATATGAATGTGACGTAATTGGGACATTTGCCCTAGAAGTGACAGGCGCGATGCGACGAGTATTGAGGCGTCCGTGCGCAATGTGTGAGGGTAGGTAGGTGTATATGACTTCATTTTGGCTTGACGAGTTTGATATGCATTGCTTGACAAACTCTTGGGATAATTTCATTGGTATTTATTACTACTGCTAGCTTTCCTGTGACTAATGCTCTTCAGGACTGATGGTTACTGTTTTTAATAGCAGACGTAGGTATGCGCCTCTTCCTACTGAACGTTGTCTGCTTCTTTACCACAGAATAGAAACATATAGTCTTTGAATTCGAACTTCTCACGCTCAATACGCAAGTCTTTCCCATGCAGTTTTCGCAACTTTCGTGTAACTAAAAGTCCTGGTTTGTCGTCCCCCCCACGCCATGATATGAGGCGGATGCACTTGAGTTCGCACAGGAAAGCAGAAGAGTCTTTTAGCAATTGAGATTCGGTAATCACAATGGATGTGATACGATGATGCACACATGGAAGTGTCTCTGCTGACAGTCCTAGGCCTACCAAGTCGAAGGCCGCGTGGCTGTAGAGGGTCCCTGACGCTTCGTGGCGCATCTGCTTGCATGTAGAGATGATGGCCAGTGGCTTGCGTTCAGAGACTGGCGTTTTATGTCGATATGGTTGAAAGCTCATGATGTTGGTAGAGCGGATGATTGTGTCGATGCAGGCGTACTCGTAAATCTTGTTGCGCAGCTCGGCAGGAAGGCGGAGGAGAGGGGAGGTGAGTTGGTTAGATTCCGTGCTAGAAAATGTTAGCGGCCATCCTGATTTTCTGCTAAATTACTCTTACATTGCTATGCTCTCTGCGGAGGTAAGCTGGCGTGGTTCTTCCTCCAATAAAGACAGAGCCATGATGCAGATAGCGTGATGGTTGAGGTAGTGAAGTGGTTGAAACAGCTGCAGTGGAGAAAGGTGTGGTGCGACAAGGAAACAGTGGAAACAATAATGCAAAAGGTGCATTGATATATAAGTGAAGCTAAGGTCTAACCTTGATAGCGCCTAGCTCAGTCCAAGTACGCCACGTGACGGCCGAGTCCCTTCACCATCGCTCGACCCCCTCTGCTCACTCCTTGTACCAGGAGACTGAGCGGCACCTGGGCTCTTTCATAGAAAGTGATCACCAGGTCAGGCTTGCCAAAAACCCACGCGCAACACCTCTGTAGTTGCGGCCTTCTTGTCGGCGAGGCTGCTGATATGCCAGTGATGGTAAACATGGATCTTTTGCAACGTCACAAAGCCCTCTGCATACAACAGATTATCCTGAGCCCCTCTGTTGAACGGCTGCCCATGAAACAT
This sequence is a window from Pyrenophora tritici-repentis strain M4 chromosome 4, whole genome shotgun sequence. Protein-coding genes within it:
- a CDS encoding Atrophin-1 multi-domain protein, yielding MADHTQVSTQSQGLFSRRPSFFGGGKSKTHRQTPSIVLQRTATNRPPTLTLPPTPQFNPIQYDAPAPAELPAADVPAKTPATPHTHQHHHHRDRIHASRHSIASSVTDLGSQLRRSRSASLRTNTSDSTAKTSSSHKRTPSATLALTYSPEKAPVPHGASSHPSRPALSISTFARNKQKSSENVKSDTAHVYEKSPLSAVDKPKTPFGMAVPMPLRHPPSQKEILQANQQSNRTLAPAAPIPVPNGSSPNIIFQHIHELASKRISTLDYLRKAHEGRIYWFNTLLFSKQDLTRLPSFTTRNQARRATHYLLLGFSLPTILDLNANSPSDYLKALNALLLEFEQYQSIHPADGSTPSSLSRARLPQMFKRANMGMGMGMGSKGRRSSSATGDFPPLTQTNSFTGSETGGVDSPPTDDLLPNESYTHLQTPSLPFDPDFFSTFATLCDVLIDCYTRILSMLSSPESVASAGGGVPSVVGDLFNKADARVRKIILAGVVREFEDSCRAGLKSEVGGVGKVVLGGLM
- a CDS encoding TagD, Cytidylyltransferase — encoded protein: MLQARQLGDELYVGVHSDESIMENKGPTVMRLDERVAAVEACRWATKAVPRAPYVTSLPWITHYGCQYVVHGDDITSDSDGKDCYRYVKAAGRFKVVKRTPGISTTDLVGRMLLCTKSHFIPSLEKRLSGDDGPGDEAERTKSGEEMLQRIKDYATDASGKAPGCHVWYWHASKPVKLRRTTTSNTVTSPTTPRPGTTRIDSTASQLGPVKEEKGKFHELVKGKGVKPGQRVAYVDGGWDLFSSGHIEFLRHVTQVEEENAKDNGWYTEEAQKERIEKAGEDYGPVFLIAGIHDDEVINHWKGINYPIMNIFERGLCVLQCKYVHAVIFGAPFSLSKAFLHTLPYSEPLTIYHGKTTFMPLAFDPYAVPKALNIYREIANHEFQNVNAAEIVARIMKGRALYEERQRKKGEKGMTEEVEKIRQEMEREQKRKEVESQFGL